One Cryptomeria japonica chromosome 9, Sugi_1.0, whole genome shotgun sequence genomic window carries:
- the LOC131038647 gene encoding carbon catabolite repressor protein 4 homolog 1, whose protein sequence is MLSVLRLHLPSEIPIVGCELLPYVVSRRADSNITTDDIPESSPIDGYYLRFRWYRIQSDRKVAVCSVHPSELATLQCLGCVKAKIPATKSYHCSPKCFSDSWRHHRQLHARAASAVHENGAEDDELFGRFGSTGSAILGTGGLVGSTSNAGVQNASLSNGNALLNPATVSEKGETWYEVGRSKTYTPTADDVGHVLKLECVVVEASTGTPVGPNNTLLTSRVIPAPSPTPRRMVPVTQVDGVLNQELEGRTAASGTFTVLSYNVLSDLYATNDMYSYCPPWALSWPYRRQNLLREIVGYRPDILCLQEVQSDHFEEFFAPELEKHGYTAVYKKKTTEVYTGTVYAIDGCATFFRRDRFSLVKKYEVEFNKAAQSLTEAVVPPAQKKAALSRLLKDNVALIVVLEAKDANHGVDAPSPGKRQLLCVANTHINANPELKDVKLWQVHTLLKGLEKIAASADIPMLVCGDFNSVPGSAPHSLLATGRVDSTHPELATDPLGILRPASKLCHQLPLVSAYSSFVRMVAVGQEHQRRRVDPLTNEPLFTNCTRDFLGTLDYIFYTADSLTVESLLELLDEDSLRKDTGLPSPEWSSDHIALLAEFRCKHRPRR, encoded by the exons GTACCGTATCCAAAGTGACAGAAAGGTTGCAGTTTGCAGTGTCCATCCATCTGAACTTGCTACTCTACAGTGTTTGGGTTGTGTAAAGGCCAAGATACCTGCTACAAAGAGTTATCACTGCTCACCAAAGTGCTTCTCAGACTCATGGCGTCACCATCGTCAATTACATGCACGTGCAGCCAGTGCAGTGCATGAAAATGGAGCGGAGGATGATGAACTATTTGGGCGTTTTGGCAGTACTGGTTCTGCCATTCTTGGTACAGGGGGGTTAGTTGGGTCAACCTCAAACGCAGGAgttcaaaatgcaagtctaagCAATGGTAATGCACTGTTAAACCCTGCTACTGTTTCAGAAAAGGGTGAGACATGGTATGAAGTGGGGCGTTCAAAGACATATACACCTACAGCTGATGATGTGGGCCATGTTTTGAAACTGGAATGTGTGGTGGTTGAAGCAAGCACAGGAACACCAGTAGGTCCTAACAATACTCTCCTTACTTCAAGGGTCATTCCAGCTCCTTCACCTACTCCACGACGCATGGTCCCAGTAACTCAAGTTGATGGAGTTTTAAATCAGGAACTTGAAGGACGCACTGCAGCTTCTGGAACTTTTACGGTTCTGTCATATAATGTACTGTCAGATTTATATGCAACTAATGACATGTATAGCTATTGCCCTCCCTGGGCTCTTTCGTGGCCATATCGTCGTCAGAATTTGTTGCGTGAAATTGTTGGCTATCGTCCGGATATTCTTTGTCTTCAAGAG GTTCAGAGTGATCACTTCGAAGAGTTCTTTGCACCCGAGTTAGAGAAGCATGGCTACACTGCTGTTTATAAGAAAAAAACAACAGAG GTTTATACTGGCACAGTATATGCAATTGATGGTTGTGCAACATTTTTCCGTCGTGATCGCTTTTCACTTGTTAAGAAATATGAG GTTGAATTCAATAAGGCTGCACAGTCTTTGACAGAAGCAGTAGTGCCACCAGCTCAGAAAAAGGCTGCCCTTAGTCGCTTGCTTAAG GACAATGTTGCACTTATTGTTGTTCTGGAAGCAAAGGATGCGAATCATGGAGTTGATGCACCTTCACCAGGCAAACGGCAACTTCTTTGTGTG GCAAACACACATATAAATGCAAATCCAGAGCTCAAAGATGTCAAACTGTGGCAG GTGCATACACTTCTGAAAGGTTTGGAAAAAATAGCTGCCAGTGCAGACATACCTATGTTGGTTTGTGGTGATTTCAACTCAGTTCCTGGAAG TGCTCCTCACTCTCTTCTTGCCACGGGAAGGGTTGACAGTACACATCCAGAGCTAGCAACAGATCCTCTTGGTATCTTACGTCCTGCAAGCAAGCTTTGCCATCAGCTTCCTTTG GTAAGTGCTTATTCATCATTTGTAAGGATGGTGGCAGTAGGCCAAGAGCATCAACGGCGACGAGTGGATCCTTTAACAAACGAACCTTTGTTTACAAATTGTACTAGAGATTTCCTGGGAACTCTGGATTATATTTTCTATACAG CGGACTCACTCACAGTGGAGTCTCTGCTAGAGCTTTTGGATGAGGACAGCTTACGTAAAGATACAGGTCTTCCTTCTCCTGAATGGTCATCTGATCACATTGCACTTTTGGCAGAATTCCGATGCAAGCACAGGCCTCGACGCTAG